In Aeromicrobium sp. A1-2, the DNA window TCGCGGGTCAGAAGTACGGCGATATCGCACTTCGTGACTTCGGCCTTCTGGTCGCAGCACTCGCGTTGGCCCGACTCTCGGTGACGTACGACCGCCCCGGAGCAGCTTCGAAATGACGAACATCGCCGACCTCCCGGCCGCGCTCCACGGTGACACCCTGCCGGGCGAGCGCGACCTCGAGGCTGCGACCCGGGCCGCGGAGGACTTCCTCCGCGCGCTCGGGGTTGCGTGCGGTTCGGAGAGCATGGCGAAGAGCCCGCGCCGGATGGCCGAGGCGTACGCGGAGCTGTTCACGCCGCGGCTGTTCGAGATGACAACGTTCCCGAACGATGAGAACTACGACGAACTGGTGGTCGTGGGCTCAATCCCGGTCCAGTCAGTGTGCGAACACCATTTTCTGCCGTTCACGGGCGTGGCCCACGTGGGCTACCTCCCAGACGACCGCATCGTCGGGCTGTCCAAGCTCGCGCGCGTCGTCGAGATGTTCGCCCGCCGGC includes these proteins:
- the folE gene encoding GTP cyclohydrolase I FolE; amino-acid sequence: MTNIADLPAALHGDTLPGERDLEAATRAAEDFLRALGVACGSESMAKSPRRMAEAYAELFTPRLFEMTTFPNDENYDELVVVGSIPVQSVCEHHFLPFTGVAHVGYLPDDRIVGLSKLARVVEMFARRPQTQERLTQQVANFLDAHLSPKGVGVVIEAEHTCMTLRGVRVTGTTTSTSALKGVLRERPQSRAEFFACIPTGA